One window of Rissa tridactyla isolate bRisTri1 chromosome 12, bRisTri1.patW.cur.20221130, whole genome shotgun sequence genomic DNA carries:
- the OGFR gene encoding LOW QUALITY PROTEIN: opioid growth factor receptor (The sequence of the model RefSeq protein was modified relative to this genomic sequence to represent the inferred CDS: inserted 2 bases in 1 codon) yields the protein MAAWHGCWAEGGPAEDETGLWRYDSTWEEDDEEEEEEEEEEDGGGEAEGAEAAGGEEPEDAAEQPVPSWAQGCRQAQPRWYTLWLKLLMFLFNTEDQRSNLSPLSRRVFEFSGRRNWNAAKDLQRYRHRYPGLIESENEEEEEMWNLSFYKNEICFLPHGLHIETLLESWWDNYEVLEENHSYIQWLFPLREHGMNLRARPLTCQEIQAFKKSKEVMQRFIRAYQLMLRFYGINLINEETGELKRAENWAKRFQNLNRFSHNNLRITRILKCLGEMGYEHYQVHLVKFFLTETLVKKTLPNVKISALDYFLFTIRSKRKRRELVHYAWQHFKPRGSFVWGPHDKLLKYRPRSARSQLHQQAEDKQETPGKKCDDSEEKDQSRSLEEQKAGGGDAADSQPKVNDEDVKEKLSEYVSKGGKKCDDSVEKDQNWSLEEQKAGDDADSQPKVNDEDVKEKLSECVSKGGDGDEEKEASLTQLEEKDLNSETEEVQATAENDCTKESKKRKLDANMADAKKSGQLKSPTDIENISRNLGECAIDAENPSSVLLLQAEEDEDTPKEEDASIKDSAGPETADAAVKRRKVNERTSRSKTFNLAINLNVGPSASNATVDPSVANAEAEKENVSEKNAAVEATSEKGGGDANGGATRAPVGSETDWTXFSSERSPHQHHCNSAVLGGRSEVDGVEQQKKAENASEKEQAEVTGKKQVPESVEQSMASACPEDDTAEVAAQKDKSSEHAAEPDEEQVAAE from the exons ATGGCGGCCTGGCACGGCTGCTGGGCCGAGGGCGGCCCGGCGGAGGACGAGACGGGCTTATGGAGGTACGACTCCACCTGGGAGGAGGACgacgaagaggaggaggaggaggaggaggaggaggatggcggcGGCGAGGCGGAGGGAGCAGAGGCGGCAGGCGGGGAGGAGCCGGAGGATGCAGCGGAGCAGCCGGTGCCCAGCTGGGCGCAGGGCTGCCGGCAGGCCCAG CCTAGGTGGTATACTTTATGGCTGAAGCTGCTAATGTTTTTATTCAATACTGAG GATCAAAGATCAAATTTGTCACCACTGTCTCGGAGGGTTTTTGAG TTCTCAGGCAGGCGCAACTGGAATGCGGCAAAAGACTTGCAGCGATACAGACATCGTTACCCG GGTTTGATAGAATCAGAAaacgaggaggaagaagagatgtgGAACTTaagcttttataaaaatgaaatttgttttttaCCCCACG gtttGCATATTGAAACTCTGCTTGAATCTTGGTGGGACAACTATGAAGTTCTGGAAGAAAACCATTCTTACATACAGTG GCTATTCCCTTTGCGTGAACACGGGATGAACTTGCGTGCCAGACCGCTCACGTGTCAAGAAATCCAG GCCTTTAAGAAATCCAAGGAAGTTATGCAAAGGTTTATACGAGCGTATCAGCTCATGCTGAGATTTTATGGAATCAATCTGATCAATGAGGAAACTGGAGAACTTAAGAGAGCAGAGAATTGGGCTAAACGATTTCAAAACTTGAACCG gtttaGCCACAACAATTTGCGGATTACGCGAATCCTGAAGTGCCTGGGAGAGATGGGGTATGAACACTATCAAGTGCACTTGGTAAAGTTTTTCCTAACAGAAACCCTTGTTAAGAAGACATTACCAAATGTCAAGATAAGTGCCTTGGATTACTTCCTGTTCACCATCAGAAGCAAACGGAAGAGAAGAGAACTAGTCCACTACGCTTGGCAACACTTCAAACCTCGAGGCAGCTTCGTGTGGGGGCCGCACGACAAACTCCTGAAGTACAGGCCCCGCTCCGCCAGGTCACAGCTGCACCAACAGGCTGAGGATAAACAGGAAACTCCTGGTAAAAAATGTGATGATTCTGAGGAAAAGGATCAGAGTCGGTCTCTAGAAGAACAGAAAGCTGGAGGTGGAGATGCTGCAGACTCGCAGCCTAAAGTGAACGATGAAGATGTAAAAGAGAAGTTAAGTGAATATGTTTCAAAGGGAGGTAAAAAATGTGATGATTCTGTGGAAAAGGATCAGAACTGGTCTCTAGAAGAACAGAAAGCTGGAGATGACGCAGACTCGCAGCCTAAAGTGAACGATGAAGATGTAAAAGAGAAGTTAAGTGAATGTGTTTCAAAGGGAGGGGATGGTGATGAGGAGAAAGAAGCTTCACTTAcccagctggaggagaaggattTAAACAGTGAGACTGAAGAAGTGCAGGCTACAGCAGAGAATGACTGCACAAAGGAGAGCAAGAAGAGAAAACTGGATGCAAATATGGCAGACGCTAAAAAGAGTGGACAGCTGAAAAGCCCTACTGATATTGAAAACATTTCCCGTAATCTGGGAGAATGTGCGATTGATGCAGAAAACCCCTCCTCAGTTCTGCTCTTACAAGCAGAAGAGGACGAGGACACACCGAAAGAGGAGGATGCAAGCATCAAAGACTCGGCAGGGCCAGAGACCGCTGATGCAGCTGTAAAACGGAGGAAAGTCAATGAAAGAACATCGAGAAGCAAAACGTTCAACTTGGCCATAAACCTGAACGTGGGGCCCTCTGCCTCTAATGCCACGGTAGATCCATCCGTTGCAAACGCtgaggctgaaaaagaaaatgtcagtgagAAAAATGCAGCTGTGGAAGCGACAAGTGAGAAGGGGGGTGGTGACGCAAATGGTGGGGCTACGAGAGCCCCAGTTGGTTCCGAGACTGACTGGAC TTTCTCCAGTGAGAGATCTCCACATCAGCACCACTGCAACAGCGCAGTCCTTGGAGGCAGAAGTGAGGTAGATGGGGTGGAAcagcagaaaaaggcagaaaatgcaaGTGAAAAAGAGCAAGCAGAAGTCACAGGCAAAAAACAAGTTCCAGAAAGCGTTGAGCAGAGCATGGCATCCGCTTGCCCTGAAGACGACACTGCTGAGGTTGCAGCGCAAAAAGACAAAAGCTCTGAGCACGCGGCAGAACCTGATGAAGAGCAGGTagcagcagagtga